The DNA segment GCTCTCATAGAACAGAATACTCCGGATGAATTTTTTAACAATCCGCAGCATGAACGTTCTAAATTGTTCCTAAGTAAGATTCTCTCACATTAGCTGAAAGCGGTTTCCTCTTGTAGGGGAAGCCGCTCTTTTTTTGTTTTTTTATTTTTATATCTGGAGGAAAAAATGAAAAGATTGATGATTATGGCCCTTGCGGCTTCTCTGGTTTTGGCTTTTGCGGCTTCTGCTTTTGCCGGAGCAACTTACGATCAGGTAATGAAAGATAAAGTTGTTCGTGCCGGTATCATGACAGACTCCATCCCCGGAGCTTTCTACAATGCAAAGAAAGAATGGGTTGGATTTGACGTTGATATCGCTAAGGCTATTGCAGACAAAATGGGTCTTAAGCTTGAAATGGTTCCTGTTAACAACAAGACTCGTATCGGATTCCTGCAGCAGGGCCGTATCGACATGTCTCTTTCCAACATGACCCACAAACGCTCACGCGACAATTCCATCGATTTTTCCATTACTTACTTTTTCGACGGACAGAAAATGCTTGCTCCTAAAGGCAAGTTCAGCACTCTTAAAGATTTCGTAGGCAAAAGAGTTGCTACCATGCAGGGTACAACTTCTGAGCTGAACGTTGTTGCAGCACTCAAAAAACTTGGCGATCCAGCTCCTAAAGTTATTTCTTTCCAGAAAGAATCTGAGTGTTTCCAGGCTTTGCAGATGGGTCGTGTTGACGCATGGTCTACTGACTCCACCATTCTGCTCGGCTATGCTGCACAGATTCCCGGCAAGTTTGAACTTGTAGGTGAATTCTTCTCCAACGAGCCTTACGGTATCGGTCTTCCTGAAGATGATTCCAAATGGCGTGATTCAGTTAACTTCACTTTGCAGGATATGTGGAACGACGGAACTTACCAGAAAATCTATGACAAATGGTACGGTCCTGACACCAAATATTATTTCCCTATGACTGATAAAATTGAAATGTGGCCTTAGCGGACACATAAATCTCACTTAATCGCGAGATCAGACGGGACCGATACAAGTTATCGGTCCCGCCATTTTTTTAAAAAATCGAATCAATGAGAAAATTCAGCAATGATTAATCGTTATCTTGAAAAAGCTTGGGTGCAGTACCTGTGTCTTGCAACACTGACAGCTCTGCTGGTTTATTATTTCGGCTGGGTTTTTGACTTCGGCTATAAATTTGACTGGAGTGTTCTTTATAAAAAGGATGCGTCTTATGGCGTTGTGCTGGGCGACATGCTCATCACCGGACTGGGAAACACCATAACCATCTCCCTTATCAGTTCGGGAATTGCGTTGGGACTGGGTGTTTTGTTCGGTTTAGGCCGACTGTCACAATTTAAGCCTGTGAATTGGTTCGCTTCCGCTTATGTTGAGTTTTTTAGAAATACACCGCTTTTGATTCAACTTTTCTTTTGGTATTTTGCTCTTCCCATGGGACTGCCGGAAGAATTGCGTAATAAACTTTTCGATTATAATTATGAAATGGTCGCGGCGACTCTTGCTCTCGGCATATACACCAGTGCTTTTATGGCTGAAGTTATTCGCGCGGGTATTCAGTCCATTCCAAAAGGGCTTCTGGAAGCATCATATTCATCCGGCCTTACGCCGTTCCAGACCCTTAGCAAGATCGTTCTTCCTCTGGCTTTCAGAGCTATTATTCCTCCGCTCGGCAGTGAGTTCTTAAACAATATGAAGAACTCATCGCTTGCTATGGTTGTTGGTGTTACAGAGCTTTGCTGGGCTTCTCAGCAGATAGAATCCCTTACATTTAAAGGTTTTGAAGCGACTACTGCGGCAACGATTGTGTATCTTTCACTTTCGCTGATTATTGCCGGAATTTTGAATCTGGTGAATCTTAAGCTTCAAATTATTCCTAAAAAAGATAAAACAATCGGTCACGCTTTTGCTGATATTTTTTTCTGGCCTTTTCTGGCTCCTCTTTCCTTATTGTCCGCGCTCAGCAGTTGTTGTTTCCGCAGACGTTCAGAAGATTTTAATCTTACCCGTGCTCAGGCTGCCAGAAAGGCTTTGTTGAATAAAATTAAGAAAATTTTCTCTCTGGTATGGAAAGCTACTTTCGTTTCATTTTTGTTATTTGTAGTTGTTATGGCGGGAGTCGGTTTATCCGGATTTAATTTTCAGGTTATATGGGACAATCTCGGAACGCTCATTTACTGGAGATTTCCTAGCGGCGGTCCTAACGAAGTTTTGTGGGGACTCGGCGGATTATCCTTCTCGATCCTTATGTCTGTCATAGCGATTTCAGTAAGTTTCTTTATTGGGCTTATTGTTGGGGTCGGCAGAACTTCCAAGAATAAATTGTTTTTTATACCCAGCACCCTTTATATTGAACTTATCCGCGGTAACCCGCTGATCATGGTTATCTTCTGGATTTATTTCTTTATTCCCATTTTGACCGGAACATTTTTGAATGTTTTCTGGAGTGCTACCATTGCTCTGACTGTTTTTACCGGCGCTTATCTTGCTGAAATTGTGCGAAGCGGTATTCAGAATATTCCTCCGGGGCAGCTTGAAGCAGCCGTGAGTACCGGGCTGACCTATCTTCAGGCCATGCGTAAAATTATTCTTCCACAAGCCCTGAAACAGATGCTTCCCGCTATTGTCGGACAGTTTATTGCGATTTTTAAAGATTCCTCTCTGGCCTTTGTTATCGGAGTCCTTGAGCTTACTTTTGTCGCACAGGGGCTTAATAACAGGCTTATGATTTATCCTTTTGAGATATACACAACCGTGGCAGCTTTGTATTTTATCTGTTGCTACATGATGAGCATCGTGGCAAGACGCCTTGAGCGGAAGTTGTCAACGGATACCTTCCGGTTGCAGATGTAATTGATTTCCTCCCCCTTGTGTTTGTTGTTTGCAGG comes from the Maridesulfovibrio ferrireducens genome and includes:
- a CDS encoding amino acid ABC transporter permease, with product MINRYLEKAWVQYLCLATLTALLVYYFGWVFDFGYKFDWSVLYKKDASYGVVLGDMLITGLGNTITISLISSGIALGLGVLFGLGRLSQFKPVNWFASAYVEFFRNTPLLIQLFFWYFALPMGLPEELRNKLFDYNYEMVAATLALGIYTSAFMAEVIRAGIQSIPKGLLEASYSSGLTPFQTLSKIVLPLAFRAIIPPLGSEFLNNMKNSSLAMVVGVTELCWASQQIESLTFKGFEATTAATIVYLSLSLIIAGILNLVNLKLQIIPKKDKTIGHAFADIFFWPFLAPLSLLSALSSCCFRRRSEDFNLTRAQAARKALLNKIKKIFSLVWKATFVSFLLFVVVMAGVGLSGFNFQVIWDNLGTLIYWRFPSGGPNEVLWGLGGLSFSILMSVIAISVSFFIGLIVGVGRTSKNKLFFIPSTLYIELIRGNPLIMVIFWIYFFIPILTGTFLNVFWSATIALTVFTGAYLAEIVRSGIQNIPPGQLEAAVSTGLTYLQAMRKIILPQALKQMLPAIVGQFIAIFKDSSLAFVIGVLELTFVAQGLNNRLMIYPFEIYTTVAALYFICCYMMSIVARRLERKLSTDTFRLQM
- a CDS encoding ABC transporter substrate-binding protein — its product is MKRLMIMALAASLVLAFAASAFAGATYDQVMKDKVVRAGIMTDSIPGAFYNAKKEWVGFDVDIAKAIADKMGLKLEMVPVNNKTRIGFLQQGRIDMSLSNMTHKRSRDNSIDFSITYFFDGQKMLAPKGKFSTLKDFVGKRVATMQGTTSELNVVAALKKLGDPAPKVISFQKESECFQALQMGRVDAWSTDSTILLGYAAQIPGKFELVGEFFSNEPYGIGLPEDDSKWRDSVNFTLQDMWNDGTYQKIYDKWYGPDTKYYFPMTDKIEMWP